Within Cellulophaga sp. L1A9, the genomic segment AGTTATGGATACCACTAAAACTTTATTCACCTCGCGGTTTTGAGCATAGACACTACCAGCATCGCCTTCAAGACTTGCACTTAAACTCTGTAAAAGTTCAGTAAGCTTATCTGAATAGGGGCGCATAGCAGTAATAGCATCTTGTGCTTTTTTCAATTTTGCAGCAGATACCATTTTCATGGCACTGGTAATCTGCATCGTTGAAGAAACTGATGCTATTCTATTACGTATTTCTTTTAAGTTTGCCATTTTTTCCTCTCCTTACCTCTCCGATGGAGAGGGATTGATTCGTTAAATAATGATTGCCCTTTTTCCTCTCTTTTTGAGAAGAAAGAGGGGATTATTTTATATATTTTGCTGATAAATCTTTACAAACAGAAGTTAATACATCAATAACTTCGTCCGTTAATTTACCTGCTTTTAAAGTATCTAAAGTGTCTCTATGTTTCGCATTTAAGAACTCAATATAGTCACGCTCAAATTCTTTAATTTTATTTACAGGAACATTTCTTAACAAGTTTTTAGAACCTGCATAGATAATTGCAACTTGATCTTCTACAGTAAAAGGATCGTTTTGTGCTTGTTTTAATATTTCAACATTACGACGTCCTTTTTCAATAACGTTTAATGTAGCAGCATCTAAATCTGAACCAAACTTAGCAAATGCTTCCAATTCACGGAATTGTGCTTGATCTAATTTTAAAGTACCGGCTACTTTTTTCATTGATTTAATCTGAGCGTTACCACCAACACGAGATACAGAAATACCTACGTTAATTGCTGGACGTACCCCTTGGTTGAATAAATCTTGCTCTAAGAATATCTGACCATCCGTAATTGAAATTACGTTTGTTGGGATATACGCAGAAACATCACCCGCTTGTGTTTCAATAATTGGTAATGCCGTTAATGAACCACCACCTTTTACAATTGGTTTTAACGCATCTGGTAAGTCGTTCATGTCTTTTGCAATAGCATCATTCGCGATGATTTTTGCAGAACGCTCTAACAAACGAGAGTGAAGGTAGAAAACATCACCTGGGTACGCTTCACGTCCTGGTGGTCTTCTTAATAAAAGAGAAATCTCTCTATAGGCAACTGCTTGTTTAGATAAATCATCATAGATAATTAAAGCTGGTCTACCTGTATCTCTAAAATACTCACCAATGGCAGCTCCTGCAAATGGTGCATATACTTGCATAGAAGCAGGATCAGATGCGTTAGCAGCTACAATAGTTGTATATGCTAGAGCTCCGTTGTCTTCTAGTGTTTGTGCAATGTTTGCTACTGTAGATGCTTTTTGCCCTATAGCAACATATATACAATATACTGGTTTCCCAGCATCGTAAAATTCTTTTTGATTTAAGATGGCATCAATACAAACGGTAGTCTTACCAGTTTGACGGTCACCAATAACCAATTCACGTTGCCCTCTACCTACAGGAATCATAGCATCAATTGCTTTAATACCGGTTTGTAATGGCTCTGTAACTGGCTGACGGTAAATTACACCAGGAGCTTTACGCTCT encodes:
- the atpA gene encoding F0F1 ATP synthase subunit alpha; the protein is MAGVKAAEVSAILKQQLSGFEATASLDEVGTVLQIGDGIARVYGLSNVQYGELVEFEGGLQGIVLNLEEDNVGVVLLSPSRDIKEGTVVKRTQTIASIEVGEGIVGRVVNTLGKPIDGKGAIAGELYKLPLERKAPGVIYRQPVTEPLQTGIKAIDAMIPVGRGQRELVIGDRQTGKTTVCIDAILNQKEFYDAGKPVYCIYVAIGQKASTVANIAQTLEDNGALAYTTIVAANASDPASMQVYAPFAGAAIGEYFRDTGRPALIIYDDLSKQAVAYREISLLLRRPPGREAYPGDVFYLHSRLLERSAKIIANDAIAKDMNDLPDALKPIVKGGGSLTALPIIETQAGDVSAYIPTNVISITDGQIFLEQDLFNQGVRPAINVGISVSRVGGNAQIKSMKKVAGTLKLDQAQFRELEAFAKFGSDLDAATLNVIEKGRRNVEILKQAQNDPFTVEDQVAIIYAGSKNLLRNVPVNKIKEFERDYIEFLNAKHRDTLDTLKAGKLTDEVIDVLTSVCKDLSAKYIK